One window from the genome of Vicinamibacterales bacterium encodes:
- a CDS encoding Nramp family divalent metal transporter, with amino-acid sequence MDSLEGIHGSVPVPGAGAGFWRTWRAFAGPALLVSVGYMDPGNWGTDLQAGARYKYDLLWVVALASLMAIFMQVLAARLGIVTGKDLAQACRDWYPTWARWPQWILSELAIGACDLAEVLGSAVALNLLFHVPLLWAVILTALDVLALLALQRHGMRTIEAAVLVLVSTIAGCYCIELFVLPATRPLFSEMGAAMLRPGFREPGMLFVAIGIIGATVMPHNLYLHSALVQSRRLQKDEASVARAIRFNTFDSTLALTLAFLVNAAILVLAATVFFGRDSVTVPGGQVVTFSSDSDWIRVAYLTLAPLVGTALGSTLFAVALLASGQSSTITGTLAGQVVMEGFMHWRIQAWVRRLITRTLAILPAVIIIALRGDGSVTDLLTLSQVVLALQLPFAMFPLLHFTSQRARMGAWKSGPFLLAAGWASAILITAMDLYGLPDSLAAAWRIVSGH; translated from the coding sequence ATGGACAGTCTCGAAGGCATCCACGGCTCGGTGCCGGTTCCCGGGGCCGGGGCCGGCTTCTGGCGCACCTGGCGCGCCTTCGCCGGTCCCGCGCTGCTGGTCTCGGTCGGCTACATGGACCCCGGCAACTGGGGCACCGACCTGCAGGCGGGCGCCCGCTACAAGTACGATCTGCTCTGGGTCGTCGCGCTGGCGTCGCTGATGGCGATTTTCATGCAGGTGCTCGCCGCGCGCCTCGGCATCGTCACCGGCAAGGACCTGGCGCAGGCCTGCCGCGACTGGTATCCGACGTGGGCGCGCTGGCCGCAGTGGATCCTCTCCGAGCTGGCGATCGGCGCCTGCGATCTGGCCGAGGTGCTCGGCAGCGCCGTCGCGCTCAACCTGCTGTTCCACGTCCCGCTGCTGTGGGCGGTGATTCTCACCGCGCTCGACGTCCTGGCGCTGCTGGCGCTGCAGCGGCATGGGATGCGGACGATCGAGGCGGCGGTGCTGGTGCTCGTCTCGACGATCGCCGGCTGCTACTGCATCGAGCTCTTCGTGCTGCCCGCCACCCGGCCGCTGTTCTCCGAGATGGGCGCGGCGATGCTGCGGCCTGGCTTCCGCGAACCCGGCATGCTCTTCGTGGCGATCGGCATCATCGGCGCGACGGTGATGCCGCACAACCTCTATCTGCACTCCGCGCTGGTGCAGAGCCGGCGCCTGCAGAAGGACGAAGCGTCGGTGGCGCGCGCCATCCGCTTCAACACCTTCGATTCAACCCTGGCGCTGACGCTGGCCTTTCTGGTCAACGCCGCGATCCTGGTGCTGGCCGCCACCGTCTTCTTCGGCCGGGATTCGGTCACGGTGCCGGGCGGACAGGTCGTCACCTTCTCCTCCGACTCCGACTGGATCCGCGTCGCGTACCTGACGCTCGCGCCGCTCGTCGGCACCGCGCTCGGCAGCACGCTGTTCGCGGTCGCGCTGCTGGCCAGCGGCCAGAGCAGCACCATCACCGGCACGCTGGCCGGCCAGGTCGTCATGGAAGGGTTCATGCACTGGCGCATCCAGGCCTGGGTGCGCCGGCTGATCACCCGCACGCTGGCCATCCTGCCGGCCGTGATCATCATCGCGCTGCGCGGGGACGGCAGCGTCACGGATCTGCTCACGCTCAGCCAGGTCGTGCTGGCCCTGCAGCTGCCGTTCGCGATGTTCCCGCTGCTCCACTTCACCAGCCAGCGCGCCCGCATGGGGGCCTGGAAGAGCGGGCCGTTTCTGCTTGCCGCGGGCTGGGCGAGCGCGATACTGATCACTGCGATGGATCTCTACGGTCTGCCCGACTCGCTGGCCGCCGCCTGGCGCATCGTTTCGGGGCACTGA
- a CDS encoding DUF5777 family beta-barrel protein, translated as MLRPVALVWLFAGALVAVCPTADAQPAADAPAIEIDQTLVNLPTTLPLKSHRSYFRLTHRFARDLGQGSFGDLASDLFSLDNGAVMGLEYRFGITSTLQAGVHRSTLGKTLHAFGRWDPLRQGARSPIGVSPMISIEGQNNLRQDPQPGASVTLSRAQGTRLALYATPTYVHDSHTETLRLLHEGHEHAGIEQDAEDHSTAVDTFFVGLGARARLLETVAVVFETSPRVAGYVPGATTWNAAIEKLTRGHVLQLNFGNNFDTTPGMLARGGTAHEVYFGFNLSRKF; from the coding sequence ATGCTTCGTCCGGTCGCACTCGTCTGGCTGTTTGCCGGCGCCCTGGTCGCGGTCTGCCCCACCGCGGACGCCCAACCCGCCGCCGATGCGCCGGCCATCGAAATCGACCAGACCCTGGTCAACCTGCCGACCACCCTGCCGCTCAAGTCGCACCGTTCGTACTTCCGCCTGACCCACCGATTCGCCCGGGATCTCGGCCAGGGCAGCTTCGGCGATCTCGCGTCGGATCTCTTCAGCCTCGACAACGGCGCGGTGATGGGCCTCGAGTACCGGTTCGGGATCACGTCGACGCTGCAGGCCGGCGTCCACCGGTCGACGCTCGGCAAGACATTGCACGCGTTCGGACGCTGGGATCCCCTGCGGCAAGGGGCCCGTTCGCCCATCGGCGTGTCGCCGATGATCTCGATCGAAGGACAGAACAACCTGCGCCAAGATCCACAGCCCGGTGCGTCGGTGACGCTCTCGCGCGCGCAGGGAACCCGGCTCGCCCTCTACGCCACGCCGACCTACGTCCATGACTCACACACCGAAACACTCCGGCTGCTTCACGAAGGGCACGAGCACGCCGGCATCGAACAGGACGCCGAAGATCACTCGACGGCGGTCGACACGTTCTTCGTCGGTCTGGGAGCGCGGGCACGCCTGCTCGAGACGGTCGCGGTCGTGTTCGAGACCTCGCCGCGCGTAGCGGGCTATGTGCCGGGCGCCACGACTTGGAACGCGGCGATCGAGAAGCTCACGCGCGGCCACGTCCTGCAGCTCAACTTCGGCAACAACTTCGACACCACTCCCGGGATGCTCGCGCGCGGGGGCACCGCGCACGAGGTCTACTTCGGGTTCAACCTGAGCCGGAAATTCTGA
- a CDS encoding CHRD domain-containing protein, producing the protein MKRLAIAVSVLAIGTAGCGSSSTSPSASTIKVFTVQLSPALETPPITNAENTGHGTAVITIHTDTNTVDFSISMAGFPTTANVILAHIHPGAVGVPGPALIGVTGLSASTPLPLSTGSGTYTANAVTAATNGVTAATNIQNILAAPQNFYFNVHTSANPGGVMRGQLQ; encoded by the coding sequence ATGAAGCGTCTAGCAATAGCAGTAAGCGTCCTGGCAATCGGCACGGCGGGCTGCGGTAGCAGTTCGACCTCGCCAAGCGCCAGCACCATCAAAGTGTTCACCGTACAGCTCTCTCCGGCTCTCGAGACGCCGCCAATCACGAACGCCGAGAACACCGGACACGGAACGGCGGTCATCACCATCCACACCGATACCAACACGGTCGACTTCTCCATCTCGATGGCGGGGTTCCCGACGACCGCGAACGTGATTCTTGCCCACATCCATCCAGGCGCGGTGGGCGTCCCGGGACCGGCGCTGATCGGCGTCACCGGCCTGTCGGCGAGCACGCCGTTGCCGCTGAGCACCGGCAGCGGGACCTACACCGCCAACGCCGTGACCGCGGCGACCAACGGCGTGACCGCGGCGACCAACATCCAGAACATCCTGGCCGCGCCGCAGAACTTCTACTTCAACGTGCACACGTCCGCCAATCCAGGCGGCGTCATGCGCGGTCAGCTCCAATAA
- a CDS encoding universal stress protein, with protein MYRTILVTLDGTSTDRGIIEHVKQLAGAMGSQVILMHVADGWAARFFGSDAVSPEVTNDLAYLETVKTEFESAGTAAQTVLAFGEPTDEIVKWVREHGCDLVAMSTHGHRFLADLFLGTTASRVQHQVRVPVLLLRAR; from the coding sequence ATGTATCGCACCATCCTCGTCACCCTCGACGGGACGTCCACCGACCGCGGGATCATCGAGCACGTCAAACAGCTCGCCGGCGCCATGGGCAGCCAGGTGATCCTGATGCACGTGGCCGACGGGTGGGCGGCGCGCTTCTTCGGCTCCGACGCGGTCAGCCCTGAGGTGACGAACGATCTCGCGTATCTGGAGACCGTCAAGACCGAGTTCGAATCGGCGGGGACTGCCGCCCAGACCGTGCTCGCGTTCGGCGAGCCGACCGACGAGATCGTGAAGTGGGTTCGGGAGCACGGGTGCGACCTCGTCGCGATGAGCACGCACGGCCACCGCTTCCTCGCCGACCTGTTCCTCGGCACCACCGCCTCGCGCGTCCAGCACCAGGTCCGTGTCCCCGTCTTGCTGCTGCGCGCCCGCTGA
- a CDS encoding M28 family peptidase has translation MNALCGAFLIALSLQWTGLAQGGKTSGAQSITADELKPWLSYIASDELQGRQVFTEGLGLAGGYIADHLKEWGVQPGGDEGTYFQTVKVLGVSVKRNSSVTVTVNGQSKTFQDGQGVTFPANAGGKQTVSGTAEFVGYGLSLPEAGIDDYKGRDVSGKIAIYVGALGPQNLPAGGARLLGARARNAIELKHAVAAIGPVGRGGAGRGGAGRGGAATPAPATADARGGQPATPAAPPQRGGGPAVGGRGGASQNLGDFQTVERLDKKIPPQITAGDELFDFVFKAAGQDYADLKARAEKQEALPAIALGNVSITINVDADYEIVQTRLTHNVVGRIEGADPKLRDTYVLFGAHYDHIGYQQTPPGLGRGGGQAPGGCTGQQRDTPAAGDVINNGADDDGSGTVAVMALAHAFATAPKPKRSLLFVWHTGEEAGLYGSRYMADYPEVPLDKVSAQLNIDMIGRNRCDDSKEENTVYVVGSDRISTELHNLDEDANASLSKPMTLDYEMNDPADPESIYTRSDHYSYASKGIPIIFFTTGLHRDYHYLTDEVSKIDFPKLAHITQLVYATGTRVANLDHFPVRDNKGPRKGKGATGRIGE, from the coding sequence TTGAACGCTCTGTGCGGGGCGTTCCTGATTGCGCTGTCGTTGCAATGGACCGGCCTGGCGCAGGGCGGCAAGACGTCCGGCGCGCAGTCGATCACGGCCGACGAACTCAAGCCGTGGCTGTCGTACATCGCGTCCGATGAACTGCAGGGGCGGCAGGTCTTCACCGAAGGGCTGGGGTTGGCGGGCGGCTATATCGCCGATCACCTGAAAGAGTGGGGTGTACAGCCGGGCGGTGACGAGGGGACGTATTTCCAGACGGTGAAAGTGCTCGGGGTCAGCGTCAAGCGAAACTCGAGCGTCACCGTCACGGTGAATGGGCAGTCGAAAACGTTCCAGGACGGCCAGGGCGTGACCTTCCCGGCCAATGCGGGCGGAAAGCAGACGGTCAGCGGCACGGCCGAATTCGTCGGCTACGGCCTCAGTCTGCCGGAGGCGGGCATCGACGACTACAAAGGGCGGGACGTCAGCGGAAAGATCGCGATCTACGTCGGCGCGCTCGGACCGCAGAACCTCCCCGCCGGGGGCGCGCGGCTGCTGGGGGCGCGGGCGCGCAACGCCATCGAACTGAAGCATGCGGTTGCCGCGATCGGTCCAGTCGGCCGCGGCGGCGCGGGGCGAGGCGGGGCGGGCCGCGGTGGGGCAGCAACCCCAGCGCCGGCGACCGCTGACGCGCGTGGCGGCCAGCCCGCAACGCCTGCGGCGCCGCCGCAGCGCGGTGGGGGGCCTGCCGTGGGAGGACGCGGCGGCGCCAGTCAGAATCTCGGCGATTTCCAGACCGTCGAGCGTCTCGACAAGAAGATTCCCCCGCAGATCACTGCCGGTGACGAGCTCTTCGACTTCGTCTTCAAGGCGGCCGGACAGGACTACGCCGATCTCAAGGCGAGAGCCGAGAAACAGGAAGCGCTGCCGGCCATCGCGCTCGGTAACGTGTCGATCACGATCAACGTCGACGCCGACTACGAGATCGTCCAGACGCGGCTGACCCACAACGTCGTCGGGCGCATCGAAGGGGCCGACCCGAAGTTGCGGGACACCTACGTGCTGTTCGGGGCGCACTACGACCACATCGGCTATCAGCAGACGCCGCCCGGACTGGGGCGCGGCGGCGGACAGGCCCCCGGCGGCTGCACCGGACAGCAGCGCGACACACCGGCGGCCGGCGACGTGATCAACAACGGCGCCGACGACGACGGCTCGGGGACGGTGGCGGTGATGGCGCTGGCGCACGCCTTCGCGACGGCGCCGAAGCCGAAGCGATCGCTGCTGTTCGTGTGGCACACCGGCGAAGAAGCGGGCCTCTACGGATCACGCTACATGGCCGACTACCCGGAGGTGCCGCTCGACAAGGTCTCGGCGCAATTGAACATCGACATGATCGGCCGCAACCGCTGCGACGATTCCAAGGAAGAGAACACCGTCTACGTCGTCGGGTCGGACCGCATCAGCACCGAGCTCCACAACCTGGACGAGGACGCGAACGCCTCGCTGTCCAAGCCGATGACGCTGGACTACGAGATGAACGATCCAGCCGACCCGGAGTCGATCTATACGCGCAGCGATCACTACAGCTACGCTTCAAAGGGAATCCCGATCATCTTCTTTACGACCGGGCTCCATCGTGACTACCACTATCTGACCGACGAAGTGAGCAAGATCGACTTCCCTAAGCTGGCGCACATCACGCAGCTGGTCTATGCGACGGGCACCAGGGTTGCGAACCTGGATCACTTCCCGGTGCGGGACAACAAGGGGCCGAGAAAAGGGAAGGGCGCGACCGGCAGAATCGGGGAGTAG